One segment of Coffea arabica cultivar ET-39 chromosome 7c, Coffea Arabica ET-39 HiFi, whole genome shotgun sequence DNA contains the following:
- the LOC113698555 gene encoding acyl transferase 4 → MDFNVTRSGHGLVPPSQPTPSAEVLDLSVIDRQPVLRCNARTLHVFSHGSAATAAAASPAQVIRQAFAKALVPYYPLAGRLKLGSTDHPRLQIECSGEGIWLVEANADCSLAELDYFEHVMSISIDTIDRLLPPPPPPADGLHPLVLVQITQFSCNGFVMGLTFCHAICDGLGAAQFVKAVGEMARGAEKPSIAPSWNRDLIQSPSLETHLRSFRSILPPLPPPIPPYQLEHVTLDMPSDEVNRQKQKFQNQTDGQKCSAFDIVAANFWRHRTRAISDSLKENDELKLVFFANCRHHLSQPLPRGFYGNCFFPVTVTASCGMLKRASMVRVVKNIQEAKAGLASEFAKWMNGGVQDVDPFLPPPLYTTLFLSEWGRLGFNEVDYGWGPPVQVVPIQGSGVIPVGIVGSLPSSKGPGIRLMTWCVQKAHLQPLASWSTGLDD, encoded by the exons ATGGATTTTAATGTGACAAGATCAGGTCATGGGCTGGTTCCGCCTTCACAGCCAACGCCATCTGCTGAAGTTCTTGATCTCTCAGTTATTGATAGACAGCCAGTCCTACGTTGTAATGCTCGAACCCTGCATGTATTCAGCCATGGAAGTGCAGCTACAGCAGCAGCAGCCAGTCCAGCTCAAGTCATTCGACAGGCTTTTGCCAAGGCATTGGTCCCTTATTATCCTTTGGCTGGAAGGCTGAAATTAGGTTCGACCGACCACCCAAGGCTTCAGATTGAGTGTTCTGGAGAAGGGATTTGGTTGGTGGAGGCTAATGCTGATTGTAGCCTTGCagaattggattattttgaacATGTGATGTCCATTTCCATTGATACAATTGATCGACTTCtaccacctcctcctcctccagctGATGGTCTACATCCACTCGTCCTAGTGCAg ATAACACAATTTTCATGCAACGGGTTCGTGATGGGCCTGACATTCTGCCACGCAATTTGTGATGGGCTGGGAGCTGCACAATTCGTGAAAGCAGTCGGTGAGATGGCCAGAGGAGCTGAGAAGCCCAGCATCGCACCATCATGGAACAGGGATTTGATCCAATCTCCATCACTTGAAACTCATCTCAGATCATTCCGCAGCATCCTGCCACCCCTTCCCCCACCTATTCCTCCATACCAATTGGAACATGTTACCTTGGACATGCCCTCGGATGAAGTCAACAGgcaaaaacaaaaattccaaaatcAAACAGACGGCCAAAAATGCTCCGCCTTCGACATAGTAGCAGCCAATTTTTGGAGGCATCGAACGCGCGCCATTAGCGACAGCTTGAAGGAGAATGACGAATTGAAGCTCGTCTTTTTTGCAAATTGTCGTCACCACTTGAGCCAACCCCTTCCCCGAGGCTTCTACGGTAACTGTTTTTTCCCAGTTACCGTTACAGCCTCGTGCGGAATGCTCAAACGGGCATCCATGGTGCGTGTGGTGAAAAATATTCAAGAGGCCAAGGCCGGTCTAGCAAGCGAATTTGCCAAGTGGATGAACGGTGGGGTCCAGGATGTGGACCCCTTTTTACCCCCTCCTCTCTATACAACATTGTTCCTTTCGGAGTGGGGCCGGCTTGGTTTTAACGAAGTTGACTATGGATGGGGCCCCCCTGTCCAGGTTGTTCCGATACAGGGCTCCGGCGTCATTCCTGTTGGCATTGTGGGTTCCTTACCTTCTTCCAAGGGACCAGGCATCCGGCTTATGACGTGGTGCGTCCAGAAGGCCCATCTCCAGCCCCTGGCTAGCTGGTCCACGGGCCTGGATGACTGA